ACTGGTAGGTCGCCAGCAGCGAGTCGGGCTGGCCGCGCTGACTCTCCAACGAGACCCCGCCTCCCTTGGCCAGCGGACTCTGATCCCACCACGTGCCCGTGTTGCGATACCAGACGGCCATGCCGTTGCTCACGCGCGCCGTCCACGGAAACGCCTCACGGAGTGGGATGTCGCCGCCGTCTGACGACTGGTCGTTGATGTGGCGACCGGTCATGCCGAGCTCCTGCCCGTAGTAGATCAGCGGAATGCCCTTGAGCAGCAAATTGAGTGCGGCGCCGACCTTGGCCTTGCGGAGATCGCCCTTCACGGCGCTCGCAAAGCGCTCGACGTCGTGGTTCTCGATGAAGAGCACCTGCTGCTTGCCGGCCGGGGTGCGCCGATCCGTTTCGGCCACCGCCTTGGTCAGCTGCGCCTTGTCGAAGCTCAGGATGGCGCCGCGCAGCGGAAACGCGAAGACCATGTCGGCGTTGCCACGGGTGAGCCACGCATCACCGTAGCCCCAGTCGGCCTGCTCGGCCAGGATGCGTACGCGCGGATCGACACGGCGCAGTTCGCGAAAGAGCGGCGACCAGAAGCGCGGAAAGAGATCGGGGAGGGCTGGCTTGTTGTCGAGCGTGTCCTGCATGTGGTCGATGCGGAACCCGTCCACCCCGTCGTTGCGCCCCGGCGCGCTGGGGCGCAGGAAGTGCGTGAAGGCCTGCGCCTGCACACGCTGCACGTCGGGGTTGAGCAGGTTCACGGTGGCGATCCGCACCCGCTGTCCGTCGTACAGCGGCACCTCGGGGACCTCCCAGAATCCCGTCTGGTACGTCGTGTTGGCGCTGTCCCGATAGAGCAGATACGGCGTGAACTTCGAACCGGGCTTGCCGAAGGACTCGGTGAGCCAGGGGTGATTGCCGCTCACGTACTGCAGCTCCATGTCGAGATAGAGTTGCATCCCTCGCTGGTGCAGGGCGCGGACGAGATCCCGCAGGTCGCGTTCCGTGCCGAACTCACGATCAATGGCGGTGAAGTCGTCGAGGAAGTAGTTGTGATAGAACGGCGACGCGCCGATGGGCGTGAGCAGCAGTGTGGTCACGCCGAGCTGCTGGAGATAGTCCAGCTGCTGCGCAATGCCTTTGAGGTCGCCCTGCTGATCGCCGTTGCTGTCGCGGAAGCTTCGGACGAAGAGCTGATAGAAGACCTGGTCCCGCTCTGCGGGGCGCACAGCCGGCGGCGCAGCACGCTGCGCGGTGACTGGTATCGTGTTGAGCGCGCTGCTGGCCAGCACAGCGAGCGTAACGAGCGTGGTGCGCCGGCGAAGGGTATTGATCATGGGCGGGAAGCGGGGTGAACGGGCGGGAACGTCACCTGACGAAGGATGGTGGTCCCCATGGGCTGCAGGCGCACCGGCTCCGGCTGCTGCGTGACGGGGTTGTGTAGCATGACCGACCAGTGGCGCGGATGATCGGCGATCGGTGTGGCCCGGAGCGGACCGGCGAAGGCATGCCGCACGGGATCCGGTGTCGTGTAGTTCCGATCGACAAAGCCGGGGAGCGCATAGCGCCTGGTGATGACCTCGTCGGCCGGCAGTGCGCGCGCCAGGACGCAGGGACCATCGGTG
The Gemmatimonadaceae bacterium DNA segment above includes these coding regions:
- a CDS encoding alpha-glucosidase C-terminal domain-containing protein — encoded protein: MINTLRRRTTLVTLAVLASSALNTIPVTAQRAAPPAVRPAERDQVFYQLFVRSFRDSNGDQQGDLKGIAQQLDYLQQLGVTTLLLTPIGASPFYHNYFLDDFTAIDREFGTERDLRDLVRALHQRGMQLYLDMELQYVSGNHPWLTESFGKPGSKFTPYLLYRDSANTTYQTGFWEVPEVPLYDGQRVRIATVNLLNPDVQRVQAQAFTHFLRPSAPGRNDGVDGFRIDHMQDTLDNKPALPDLFPRFWSPLFRELRRVDPRVRILAEQADWGYGDAWLTRGNADMVFAFPLRGAILSFDKAQLTKAVAETDRRTPAGKQQVLFIENHDVERFASAVKGDLRKAKVGAALNLLLKGIPLIYYGQELGMTGRHINDQSSDGGDIPLREAFPWTARVSNGMAVWYRNTGTWWDQSPLAKGGGVSLESQRGQPDSLLATYQSLLALRRAHAALRRGDQQLLENAHPAVFAFQRSAGSDRVLVVVNLSDAPASTTVRPVANGRPRVQSLFGADSAALDATGQLSITLPPYAVRVYGLR